The stretch of DNA AAGGCAAAAAAGATAAGCGGCAACATTACTCGGAACAGCGACAAACCTGCTGATTTCATCGTCACCAGTTCATAATGTTCTGCTAAATTTCCCAAAGTCATGACAGAAGCAATCAATACACCAAAAACCATCGCTCTCGGAATCATTGCCAAAGACTGGTAGAACAAAAGTTCAAAAATAATAGACAAATCAAGCCCCTTTCCTATTATATCATCAATATATTTCCAAAGAAACTGCATATTGAAAATAAACATCGCCACCAATGTCCAAATTATTAGAGGGGGCAAAAAGCTTCGTACTATTAATTGATCAATTTTTTTCAAAATAAAATCTCTGGATTAAAAATATAAAAGTGTCCCTTTTACGATGAACTCCCAAAAGGGCTTTTTTGATGAATAAACAACACCCAATATATATAAAAGCCACTTAAACAACGATTGTCTAAATGGCTTTTGCATTTTTTTATCATTAACATAGGCTTTTGTTAAAACAGTAGTTCGGTCAAATACCCAACTACTTAAAACTATGCCTGTACCTTTTTCTTTGCCAAAGCAGCATCAATATAATCAAATGTAGAAAGGATATCTGGCTTACCGTCTACAATAGCTACATCGTGCTCAAAATGAGCAGAAGGCTTGCCATCCCTTGTTAGAATCGTCCAACCATCGGACAACTGCTTAATTTTAGCCGTTCCCATATTAATCATGGGCTCAATTGCCAAAACCATTCCGTTTTTCAACATTTTTCCTCTACCTCTACGACCATAATTGGGCACCTGTGGTTCTTCGTGCATCGTACGCCCCAAACCATGTCCAACTAGCTCTTTGACCACGCCATAACCGTGCTTTTCTGTATAGTTTTGAATGGCAAAACCTATATCACCAATACGATTTCCAACACAACATTGTTCTATTCCTAAATAAAGACTTTTTTTAGTCACCTCCAATAGCTTTT from Aureispira anguillae encodes:
- the map gene encoding type I methionyl aminopeptidase, with amino-acid sequence MANTPIIYKTREEIELMRQSAQLVSKTLGLVAEHIEPGVTTLELDKLAEEFIRDNGGVPGFLGLYDFPNTLCMSPNAQVVHGIPTDIPLESGDIISVDCGVLMNGFYGDHAYTFAVGEVDPKIEKLLEVTKKSLYLGIEQCCVGNRIGDIGFAIQNYTEKHGYGVVKELVGHGLGRTMHEEPQVPNYGRRGRGKMLKNGMVLAIEPMINMGTAKIKQLSDGWTILTRDGKPSAHFEHDVAIVDGKPDILSTFDYIDAALAKKKVQA